The Mytilus edulis chromosome 4, xbMytEdul2.2, whole genome shotgun sequence nucleotide sequence CCGACATAATTGTCGATACATTGCATTTGGAATTATACGAGGTTGGTCTATTCAACACATACATATGAGACACTTATTTCTTCTTGGCCAAATTCCCTACAACTGAAGATAGAATGCAGAAGTctttaaataaactgtttaaaaacGCCATTATATCgttgaaatataattttaaacaacatttatGTTTTAATGGATATATTCTTTTCAGTTTTCAGTTACTGTAGAATCTTACCGTGCACTGTCATCTCTGTTCCCACCAAACAAATATTCTGACGCGGGATCAAGTCCGGGATCCGGCTGCACGTAGCCCGACTCTTCTGTCATATTTAGATAATTAGTACCCCCCGAATTGCTACGCTTTGCTAAAGACGGGGGTGATTTCCTTGGTGTTGGTAATTTAGGCTCTGGGGATCTCGACTGCTTATCACTTTCTTTGGATGACGGCCTAGAGCTTGAATCTGAAGATACTGGCAAGTTGAGTTCTGATGTTGGTGATTCGGTCCGTGAAGGAGATGGCAATGTGGAGCGTAAATTTGAGGCTGGTGAGTTTGTTCGTGAACGGGAGGCTGGTGCTGTCATTCGTAATTGCGATGTCGGTGATATTGTCCTTGGTTTAGATGATACAGGCGGATTTAATGAATTAatgtacattttttgttttcCTGGTTTACCTGGTTTGGGTGCTACTTTGggttttggttttgttttagTTTGCACTGAAGTAGAATCGACTGCGTCTACACTAGTATTTCCAGCATTAAAGTTCACGGTACCCTCAGAAAAACTCCTTTGCTTTGTGGTGTCATTCGGCGGCGAGGCAGCATCTTCATAAGTCTCTCGTTGTTCTGAAACggatttttgtattcttttagaTTTCGGCTCTTTTGGGATGGTGCCAGTTGTTGATACGCATTTCGTAGCTAGCAAgagaaaaaaactgaaaaattattattttttccccCAATTTTTGATAGGGGAATGtggaaaaacttttcaaaatttttcatctTTTGAACACAAGAGAAAATATACAAAAGATTCTATAGACAataacacggccgacactcggctaaccgagagtttggtcggttaatctatattgagtatgcggctatatcggcggttggtctgttaatcgggttggctaaagtctgttaatcagatgttatcgagaaaatcattgcaaggtcagtatgtttcattgtataactttttaattatatttatatcataaaaactattcatgtctgacaaaacgatttggaatactgaatccagtggtgtaattatttttttttctagcttcaataaacgatctataaaatgaaaaggcgagttactcatcagtaaatttatacacattttacaaacacaaaatgtacagaaaaatgacaagttggttgagtttacttgcatgcaatattttgaacatcgaaaaaagacaggcattatgtttgtttaccatattaacatcaatatgtgaaaaatctacacgaaaaactgtattttggtgacataaatcaatttttgataaaaatgtggtctgttaatgggtcggatgtataaaactcggtctgttaattggtctgttaagagttatgaatgacattacaagcataatttaattgctatatggggtgttatctgaataaagggatagactcaagattagtggctagaatatatggaaacaacacatgaacaagtttagacaatggaatctgaaaattgatagaaatggtttcaaaaagtgtaatatcaaagtaatattaattttatcaaataatggtcgcatatatcatgtggattctgtttcaTTGCTATGAATGGCACCAATTTGTCATTTACATAGGTAACaggtatataaatcagagataaacttCGTAATGTTAcaaaacatcagtaagtaaaattgttttttttcttctaaatttcaGTATGAAGAGAAAACATAGAAATTACAATAATAGAAAATATAGATGGAAGAAATCAAAAGCTAATTCATCTGATGTTCAACCTGATTTCACCGTTCTTGAAGATGATGATAATGAAGAAGATCATAACGATGATGAAGATAATACTGATGCTAATGACCTTGACGAtattaatgatgatgatgatgaagatgatgatgatgatgatgaagatgatgatgatgatgatgatgatgatgatgatgatgatgatgatgatgatgatgatgatgatgatgatgatgatgatgatgatgatgatgatgatgatgatgatgatgatgatgatgatgatgatgatgatgatgatgatgatgatgatgatgatgatgatgatgatgatgatgatgatgatgatgatgatgatgatgatgatgatgatgatgatgatgatgatgatgatgatgatgatgatgatgatgatgatgatgatgatgatgatgatgatgatgatgatgatgatgatgatgatgatgatgatgatgatgatgatgatgatgatgatgatgatgatgatgatgatgatgatgatgatgatgatgatgatgatgatgatgatgatgatgatgatgatgatgatgatgatgatgatgatgatgatgatgatgatgatgatgatgatgatgatgatgatgatgatgatgatgatgatgatgatgatgatgatgatgatgatgatgatgatgatgatgatgatgatgatgatgatgatgatgatgatgatgatgatgatatgatgatgatgatgatgataactGGATTCTGAAGTTACAAAAAATGCTTCCTGATGTTGTCCACGCATTCCGTAAGAACAATCTTATCATTTATCTTCTCATGCTATTTACTCTAATCTCCACGGTTAAATTCGATTTCAAAAACATCTGTTTCCTTCTGAAGTTACAAAAAATGCTTCCTGATGTTGTCCACGCATTCCGTAAGAACAATCTTATCATTTATCTTCTCATGCTATTTACTCTAATCTCCACGGTTAAATTCGATTTCAAAAACATCTGTTTCCTTCTATTTTGTGATATTTTGAGATACTGGTCTACAGACTCTACATCTAAAATGAGATATCCTTTCAACGAAACACAGCAGTTCTGGTGGCTTGGAAAAATTTTGTTCCACGGTCGATTTCAACGGTTTATGTCTGGATACAAACATGCAGGTCAGAGTAATCTAACAGGTTACTTAAATCCAGCGACAGCAAGAATAAACTTTGCCCTGTCTAGTCATATTCACATTAATGAACATCCGATAGATTTAAAAATTCCTGATATAAAAGGACCTGGTATTTTTCATGAAATGATACAACTGATATGATCGCAAAAAAAGAACTCCTATGTGTTAACATTTGATGGCAAGAAATTGGCACCCGGACTCACGGACGAAGCCGGCGATATAGATCTCCTCGGATATGGACCAGAACCATTACACCTTGACCACTGATCCTTTCttcatgcatttgaatttcaattattattttatgtttctttaatcactctgtaatgtttatgtcatgttgtaactaatgttatgctcttaatgggccctttaatttggaaaataaaaatattgtattgtattgtattgtattgtattacacCAACAACATGAGCAGTACACGAAATCAAAAGAAATAATCTCAAAGATCACTGGGTACTTACAAGGCTCCTCAAAATCAGACAATTATATTAAAAATGCTCTGTTAGATGTATCACATATATAGAGTGAGCAAATCAATCCGTGACCTTCGTCAACTAATTGCAAAGCAGCAATATGCTCTCGACAAATTCACAACAAAGGCAGCAAGTGAACCTGGAAAGAACTATTGTTATGTGATTGATAGCATTAAGACTGCAATTTACCGTGCCAAGTCTACTATCAAAGATGCTTTCGCAACAAATGATGCCTTATTTGGATTTATTGCATTACTACAGAACTCGTCGGGTTATTGCATTACTACAGAACTCGTCGGGTTATTGCATTACTACAGAACTCGTCGGGTTATTGCACTGACAAAATGGTGAACTTGTCGAAGACAAAATCCTTTGTTACACTGAAAGAACCACGGCAGGTACATTCATCATTACGTTTACCGGAAACAGAACATGTGCCACATCATTTGTTGAAACAAAAATCAGACGAATGGTTTAACCTACGAAGACTGTCAAGGTAACCGGTAGTACAGCATATAATGCATTAGGTATTGATGGACTTAAATCTCAAAAGGAAACATTTCAATACATAAACAACCAGAAAGAGAAACCAGTACCAACAGAGCAACGCCGTTCCGAAAATTTTCTTTATGTTACACATTAAATCACCATcaacacaaatataaaaaaatcttactAATGTCAATTTCTTGTTTAGAACCACGTCTTACCAACGATTAGAAAACAACGGTCATTCCGTCCTTGATACATTTAGGCGACAGAAAATGAGAATGATGACTTGGTACAAAAGACAATACATACCGGAAATAAagtcctcatagataccaggattgaaattttatttttactccTTATATTtatgccagacacgcgtttcgtctacgaaaaactcatcagtgacgaaaaaaatgtttaaaatgccaaataaaatacgaagttgaaaaagcattgaggaaacacaactaataccggcgtcacacatcagcgtatagcactgacgtgttcaaaatcatttacgctgccattacgctagtaattttggatgcatttaacctgtcaatcatatttgtaacgtgtgcaaaacgagctttaagcgtgtattgggcgtactagaaacgtatgttggcgtatgttgtatgttttttatgctgcatacaaaTTTCCTGGGATTGTAGAGTTcatcaagcgtatttactttccttcattggctagaggaataggggaagggttgatatctcataaacatgtttatccccaccgcaattttgcgcctgtcccaagtcaggagcctatggcctttgttagtcttgtgtggtctagtatacatattttttaaggggccagctgaaggacgcctacgggtgcgggagtttctctctacattgaagacccattggtggcctttgtctgctctatggtcgggttgttgtcgctttgacacattccccatttcctttctcaattttacctttgtatttcgacgtactacaaacttatgcaacgcgctttgAACGATTGCTTTAGCGTTCCTatggcgtgcaactaacgtataccgactttgtcaattttattttaattcgagcggccaatcagtccatataacgctatattgaagtgacacacccttcaatgaaatgcaaagaaataaaattaaaataaaagttctctttccataaggatactgttgcaccgtattgtaattttttcgtcacaagtacatctcatttttttcaatgtgaaaatataaactaaaggtagtaagactattgtcgtggctaaataactcttaactgacacgatttaaattgtccaacccattaacagactgtattcccctaatattcattaaaatgtggtattactcaacttatataacaattatgaaatattttaactatgacaattatttttttagaaccaaagtactattttgtgtcctttaaatcatatataaaaatgttttttagccttttatccaaaatattgctatgcgtacaagcataaaaaccacatacttgcgagacgccttttcgttttacttaaaactgGGCAGGctatgcaattttttttactggtggaaaatgttctatgatagatatcattttgtcagacacttttctttttttgatttggttcttataatatgccaaaaatctgtatatttaacagagtttaacattaaattgtgtgttttactcttaacagacgtatagccaacccgattaacagaccaaccgccgatatagccgcatactcaatatagattaaccgaccaaactctcggttagccgagtgtcggccgtgaataaAACATGGTGTATATTTTGGATTGAAAAATCAATTGCAATTTAAAATTTAGAAGTTATTTACATGAAATCGTTAATATACTAgtctaattaaaatgttaaacaacatGTAGCACATAAATAAATGACCTAACAAGTAAACTTGGTGAAATACTGTGGccagccgttctcgtcaaaactatgtttaaaaccTTTCTTATACTCGTCAAAGCATACATAACTATAAATGAGATTAGTTTTCCCATTTAAAAATAGCAACATATGTCCAACTTTAAACGTTCGACTGTTTTGCGGAAAGGAATATGGATAAAATTGCAAAATCGTGAAAAAAGTGgaaatgttttaaaagtttttctaacaaaagataaaaagataaaatggCGACCTTATTCATCAATAcatgtaactcagtggttgtcatttgttgctgtgttgattaatagtttttcgtttattttttgtacattaatttagccgttagtgttctcgtttgaactgttttacatctgtgatttcggagccttttatagctgactatgcaatacgggctttactcattgttgaaggatgtacggtgacctatagttgtaaatttctgtgtcatttaatctcttgtctagagttgtctcattggcaaaatATCACCGTTTTTTTTATCTGACGCATCATTTACTCACTTGGATCAGGCTCATATTTATTACTCTATCCGACGCATCATTTACTCACTTGGATCAGGCTCATATTTATTACTCTATCTGACGCATCATTTACTCACTTGGATCAGGCTCATATTTATTACTCTATCTGAAGCATCATTTACTCACTTGGATCAGGCCCATATTTATTACTCTATCTGACGCATCATTTACTCACTTGGAATAGGCTCATATTTATTACTCTATCTGACGCATCATTTACTCACTTGGATCAGGCTCATATTTATTACTCTATCTGACGCATCATTTATTTACTTGGATCAGGCTCATATTTATTACTCTATCTGACGCATCATTTACTTACTTGGAATAGGCTCATATTTACTACTCTATCTGACGCATCATTTACTCACTTGGATCAGGCTCATATTTATTACTCTATCTGACGCATCATTTACTCACTTGGATCAGGCTCATATTTATTACTCTATCTGACGCATCATTTACTTACTTGGATCAGGCTCATATTTATTACTCTATCTGACGCATCATTTACTCACTTGGATCAGGCTCATATTTATTACTCTATCTGACGCATCATTTACTCACTTGGATCAGGCTCATATTTATTACTCTATCTGACGCATCATTTACTCACTTGGATCAGGCTCATATTTATTACTCTATCTGACGCATCATTTACTTACTTGGATCAGGCTCATATTTATTACTCTATCTGACGCATCATTTACTTACTTGGATCAGGCTCATATTTATTACTCTATCTGACGCATCATTTACTTACTTGGATCAGGCTCATATTTATTACTCTTCACCAGAGATTCATCAGGTTTGTCATAATTGTCATCTGACGACTCGTCATCGTCAATCTCATAAAGCTTTGCTGCAGACGGAGAGGCACCGACGGTTGATTCCAGAAGATTATATTCATCGGATTTTTTAAGTCTGTAATAAAGATatcaataatattgagaatggaaatggtatTATAGTTTGAATAAAGGTATGATTAATTCATTCATTAAACACATAAACACattcatcttttaaaataatatggaaAACCTCAATGAACCCccgattattttattattattcatgatCAGAATCGAGATTTTACTCTGTCTCTACGTAAAAAAACAACGAGTGCGTTTGCCAGACTtacatttttaattacttttataaCTATAGCTTTACATGTGCTGCAATTCTAAGAATTTTAACTATGCTTTTGAATTTAGAAGAGGGATGACACTAGTTAACACCTTTAGgaataatcaaagtactgaattACTGTTTACTCATATGACCTCTAGATCTTATGGCCGAATTTCAATCTCACAGTAAACCTGAGAAGACTAAATTGATATACCACTTATATTTATAATCCTTTTCCAATCTAGATTGCTGCTTAGTATTATATCAATATTCTTATAACATTGTGGAATTACATAATAGGCAATTGTTCATTTTTAAGTTTTCGTATTCTCTCGGTTAGTTTTCCTGTTTATctatttgtttgtctgtctttatACAGCTGTTGAGCACTTACCATACTTGCTACTTACTTTGTGTGTTCATCGTCTGGTAAGGATTCTTTATGAACAACAAGCATCGATACATATATAGCTCTCATCCATTCCTAATAAACAGACAATACACATAGATATCgtacaatagatataagaacatgtggtatgagtgccagtgagacttctctccatccaagtcacaatttgtaaaagtaaaccattatagatcaaagtacggtcttaaacacggagcattggctcacagcgaacaacaagctataaaggcccccaaaaatgactaat carries:
- the LOC139521132 gene encoding SH3 domain-binding protein 2-like, whose amino-acid sequence is MSSYKDLKPSQVKDTPFVNIGAQDLITVEANWKGLVRKEGQLERGLKKLGPLASLQWRQYFVVLSQGCVYVFHDDHSASPKVHFSLMNYHKLRRNFSIPHCFEIFPCSSEGKVYKFSCATDTERLEWMRAIYVSMLVVHKESLPDDEHTKLKKSDEYNLLESTVGASPSAAKLYEIDDDESSDDNYDKPDESLVKSNKYEPDPTTKCVSTTGTIPKEPKSKRIQKSVSEQRETYEDAASPPNDTTKQRSFSEGTVNFNAGNTSVDAVDSTSVQTKTKPKPKVAPKPGKPGKQKMYINSLNPPVSSKPRTISPTSQLRMTAPASRSRTNSPASNLRSTLPSPSRTESPTSELNLPVSSDSSSRPSSKESDKQSRSPEPKLPTPRKSPPSLAKRSNSGGTNYLNMTEESGYVQPDPGLDPASEYLFGGNRDDSARELELLAERTFLVRDSSEPGKKVLVVKTKAGLKSYKIEKNGEKFMIEANVTFGTLHEVLEHYKRHNLPNIGVTLRLGYNAKQSSAPDDDDYEPVGQPLCQ